Proteins from a genomic interval of Nitrospina gracilis Nb-211:
- a CDS encoding SIR2 family NAD-dependent protein deacylase, which translates to MDSSSQLLRCAKVLSMADSILILTSAGMSADSNIPTFRDKEGYWKNFPPFKSKGLEAQDLANPWAFEHELEHAWAFYEWRRRNANENQPHPGYHILNRWVDEVYENAFIHTTNTDGYHLRSGAPADKVKEVHGSMWRLQCTRPCCDDYWDEPAVPLCDLDYDTMKASNFPLCPQCGAVARPHILMFGDAQYTGHPEQDVNFSRFIQNPVDAVLLIGSSGAVPTNDYIAMHFRDQGASVVNINLDPSANTLLRTEFMLEMPGKAALESLDQAITSLRN; encoded by the coding sequence ATGGACAGCTCTAGCCAACTTCTGCGTTGCGCCAAAGTGCTCTCGATGGCCGACTCGATTTTGATCCTGACAAGCGCCGGCATGAGCGCCGACTCCAACATCCCCACCTTCCGCGACAAGGAGGGCTACTGGAAAAACTTTCCGCCGTTCAAATCGAAGGGACTCGAAGCGCAGGATCTGGCCAACCCGTGGGCGTTCGAGCACGAACTCGAACACGCGTGGGCGTTTTATGAATGGCGGCGGCGCAATGCCAACGAAAACCAGCCGCACCCCGGTTATCACATCCTCAACCGCTGGGTGGACGAGGTGTATGAAAACGCCTTCATTCACACCACCAACACCGACGGGTATCATCTCCGCTCAGGCGCGCCGGCGGATAAGGTGAAAGAAGTCCACGGCTCCATGTGGCGATTGCAATGCACCCGCCCCTGCTGTGACGATTACTGGGACGAACCCGCGGTGCCTTTGTGCGATCTCGATTATGACACCATGAAAGCGTCGAACTTTCCTCTGTGTCCGCAGTGCGGTGCGGTGGCGCGTCCGCACATCCTCATGTTCGGCGACGCACAGTACACCGGGCACCCGGAGCAGGATGTGAACTTTTCGCGGTTCATCCAGAATCCAGTGGACGCGGTTCTGCTGATCGGCAGTTCCGGTGCGGTGCCCACTAACGATTACATCGCCATGCATTTCCGCGACCAGGGTGCATCGGTGGTCAACATCAATTTGGACCCTTCCGCCAACACCCTCTTACGTACCGAGTTCATGCTGGAGATGCCGGGCAAGGCGGCGTTGGAATCGCTCGACCAGGCGATCACCTCTCTCAGAAACTGA
- a CDS encoding Lcl C-terminal domain-containing protein, whose product MRILAIGLILWVSLVSSAWADCTKEEVCTMMKTMGHFDILNQCPNAAPLLVECKKVSETPVEELPDPQFVENGDGTVKDTVNNLEWLKAGIRNQKYSLKEAEDLAMTSQEAGKTGWRIPTLPELKTLLYNERVTNASGQKAWINPIFDDGRGHYYWTSTTCEKVSVVEDRYQKKLCQQGDQGAWLIHFNIGAIFWHHTTAKNYYVWLVRKSE is encoded by the coding sequence ATGCGTATTCTGGCAATCGGATTGATTCTCTGGGTTTCCCTGGTGTCTTCGGCTTGGGCGGACTGCACCAAGGAGGAAGTGTGCACCATGATGAAAACCATGGGGCACTTTGACATTTTGAATCAATGCCCGAACGCCGCGCCCCTGCTGGTGGAATGCAAAAAAGTTTCGGAAACGCCCGTTGAAGAACTGCCCGATCCCCAATTCGTGGAAAATGGAGATGGCACTGTTAAAGACACGGTCAACAATCTGGAATGGCTGAAAGCGGGCATCCGTAACCAGAAATACTCGCTGAAGGAGGCCGAAGACCTGGCCATGACCTCCCAGGAAGCGGGAAAAACCGGGTGGCGCATACCGACTTTACCCGAACTCAAAACTCTGTTGTATAATGAACGGGTTACGAACGCCAGTGGACAAAAGGCATGGATCAACCCCATATTTGATGATGGACGCGGGCACTACTACTGGACCTCCACCACCTGCGAAAAAGTGTCCGTGGTGGAAGACCGGTATCAGAAAAAACTGTGCCAGCAGGGCGACCAGGGTGCGTGGTTGATCCATTTTAATATCGGTGCGATTTTCTGGCACCACACCACGGCCAAGAACTATTATGTGTGGCTGGTCCGAAAAAGCGAGTAG